A window of the Leucothrix mucor DSM 2157 genome harbors these coding sequences:
- the pth gene encoding aminoacyl-tRNA hydrolase — MTSSGIKLITGLGNPGMKYDKTRHNAGFWFVDELARRYGGTFKTESRFSGECCKVDIAGMPVWLLKPTTFMNRSGLSAKQLMSFFKFSPTDVLIAHDELDIAPGALRLKFGGGHGGHNGLRDLHAQLGADYWRLRIGIGHPGDRNKVVDYVLSRPTQNEEIEIMRSIDLACDEIERIVQGDMQIVMNTLHSK, encoded by the coding sequence ATGACTAGTTCAGGCATTAAACTGATCACTGGTCTGGGTAACCCCGGTATGAAGTATGACAAAACCCGGCACAATGCCGGGTTTTGGTTTGTCGACGAATTAGCCCGACGTTATGGTGGGACTTTCAAAACAGAAAGTCGCTTTTCGGGAGAATGCTGCAAAGTCGATATTGCCGGTATGCCGGTTTGGCTGCTCAAGCCGACGACATTTATGAATCGCAGTGGTTTGTCTGCGAAGCAATTAATGTCTTTCTTCAAGTTTTCCCCTACTGATGTTTTAATTGCACACGATGAGTTGGATATCGCGCCAGGTGCATTGCGCCTGAAGTTTGGCGGCGGCCATGGTGGGCATAATGGTTTGCGTGATTTGCATGCGCAGCTTGGGGCGGACTATTGGCGGCTAAGAATTGGCATAGGTCATCCCGGGGATCGGAATAAAGTGGTCGACTATGTGTTGTCACGTCCGACTCAGAATGAAGAAATTGAGATTATGCGCAGCATTGATTTGGCTTGCGATGAAATAGAGCGGATTGTTCAGGGCGACATGCAAATCGTCATGAATACGCTGCACAGTAAATAG
- a CDS encoding 50S ribosomal protein L25/general stress protein Ctc — MANTYTLEAEVRTDEGKGASRRLRRTGKIPAILYGGSGEPVSLNLKENQLVRHLQEELFYSSLITLNVDGKPETVVLRDLQRHPARPVILHADLQRVNADEKIKVVVQLHFSNEENAYGVKTEGGTVFRAMMDLEVICLPKDIPEFVEADLVDLKKGESLHISDLKLPEGVESVQLAHGEDHDLAIATIH; from the coding sequence ATGGCTAATACATATACTTTGGAAGCAGAAGTGCGTACGGATGAAGGCAAAGGTGCGAGCCGCCGCCTACGTCGCACTGGCAAAATCCCTGCGATTTTGTACGGTGGATCTGGTGAGCCAGTATCCCTAAACCTGAAAGAGAACCAGTTGGTTCGTCACCTTCAGGAAGAGCTGTTCTATTCTTCACTGATCACTTTGAATGTTGATGGCAAGCCAGAGACAGTTGTTCTGCGTGACCTGCAACGTCACCCAGCACGCCCGGTTATTCTGCATGCTGACTTACAGCGCGTTAACGCTGATGAGAAGATCAAAGTTGTTGTTCAGTTGCACTTCTCTAATGAAGAGAATGCATACGGTGTTAAGACGGAAGGTGGTACTGTATTCCGTGCAATGATGGACTTGGAAGTAATCTGCTTGCCAAAAGACATCCCTGAATTCGTTGAAGCTGACTTGGTTGATCTGAAGAAAGGTGAGTCTCTGCATATTTCTGATCTGAAGCTGCCAGAAGGCGTTGAGTCTGTTCAGTTGGCACACGGCGAAGATCACGATTTGGCCATTGCTACAATTCACTAA
- the ispE gene encoding 4-(cytidine 5'-diphospho)-2-C-methyl-D-erythritol kinase: MIWTLPAPAKLNLFLHITGVRDDGYHNLQTIFQLLDYSDEVTLLRRDDGVIRRTEGLAEVEPSDDLIVKAAQALKNYTGTTYGADVGVVKRLPVGGGIGGGSSDAATTLLGLNALWECHLSTDELLGIAVTLGADVPVFVAGHSAWAEGIGEQLTPMDLPEIWFLVLHPGVFVSTAKLFSSEVLTRNKSILKMRDFTDTDIENIFEVIVREQHPEVDLSLSWLNQFSTARMTGTGSCIFAGFDSFEEAEKVLKDMPSKWKGFVAKAVNTSPVFEAINQYSKS, encoded by the coding sequence ATGATTTGGACGTTACCGGCACCCGCTAAGTTAAACTTGTTTCTGCACATTACAGGTGTGCGTGATGATGGTTATCATAATCTGCAAACGATTTTTCAATTGCTGGATTATTCGGATGAGGTGACGTTATTACGTCGTGATGATGGTGTAATTCGGCGTACGGAGGGCTTGGCAGAGGTTGAGCCCTCCGATGATTTGATTGTGAAGGCTGCTCAGGCCCTTAAAAATTATACTGGCACCACCTATGGTGCAGATGTCGGTGTTGTTAAGCGGTTGCCAGTTGGTGGCGGGATTGGGGGAGGTAGTTCCGATGCGGCGACAACCTTACTTGGATTAAATGCCTTGTGGGAATGTCATCTCTCTACAGACGAGCTTTTAGGTATAGCCGTTACATTAGGCGCTGATGTTCCGGTGTTCGTAGCAGGTCATAGCGCATGGGCAGAGGGTATTGGTGAGCAGTTAACGCCAATGGACTTACCCGAAATTTGGTTTTTGGTGTTGCATCCCGGAGTTTTTGTATCAACAGCAAAACTTTTTTCATCAGAAGTGTTGACAAGAAACAAGAGCATCCTTAAAATGCGCGACTTCACTGACACAGACATCGAAAACATCTTCGAAGTTATCGTCAGAGAACAGCATCCTGAAGTGGATTTGTCGTTAAGTTGGTTAAACCAATTTTCGACAGCTAGAATGACTGGAACCGGTAGTTGTATTTTTGCAGGTTTTGATTCTTTTGAGGAAGCTGAAAAAGTATTGAAAGATATGCCAAGTAAATGGAAAGGTTTTGTTGCTAAAGCAGTAAATACTTCTCCAGTGTTTGAGGCAATTAATCAGTACAGTAAAAGTTAA
- a CDS encoding tetratricopeptide repeat protein → MKKKFLVRNLSLSIVLGILSSLVACKDSEHPLIANTQAEEVVAAVRVGESASPSEKMYHTMVAEMYRLQGDDVSATMHFAEVLIGNTDEALARVATETAAQTEYTKQAIFSAKQWVSLGGAEVEARQYLALLLLRDEQYTEAAEQLNNIHELITAGEHDGLSFLTSLISLESHKGKAFQAFETYVKLYNDTPSAHLKLADLSFENQDYQSTLQRLKALGGGELSAEEQSHAEVLESKTLYKLGNYKQAVAAMQQLTEQSGVSDVVRLEFARLLMMNDDEAGAINQLEAIHQNSPENFEVLKSLVAMHIANDQFVQAEKHAQRLMEDPDYQSLAHHFLAEIYESRHDMDAALREYGAVEQGEFYSSAQRRISELLVEQYSLDVAKDWLASQRNVVETADQAFLFWRLEAELLAKYKDYASSVVAYEKAYRIIPGNIQLNYEYAVVTQHLGNVDRAEQLLTAIIQVDLKHADALNALGFMLLEKTDRLAEAAGYIQKAHDLRPNDPSIKDSLGWLYFRQGKVADAAALLLNAYSETEDPEIASHLIEVLLTQGQQQEARELLARMIQQYPEDPSLKSVQKKIIDI, encoded by the coding sequence ATGAAGAAAAAATTTCTCGTCCGCAATCTGTCCCTGTCGATAGTGCTTGGCATCCTGTCTTCATTAGTAGCGTGCAAAGATTCAGAGCACCCGCTGATTGCAAATACGCAGGCCGAAGAGGTCGTTGCGGCTGTGCGGGTCGGCGAATCAGCGTCTCCCAGTGAAAAAATGTATCACACGATGGTGGCAGAAATGTATCGGCTGCAGGGCGATGATGTCAGTGCAACCATGCACTTTGCTGAAGTGCTGATCGGTAATACAGATGAAGCTCTAGCCCGAGTTGCCACTGAAACCGCCGCGCAAACAGAATATACCAAACAGGCGATCTTTAGTGCTAAGCAATGGGTTAGCTTAGGCGGCGCAGAAGTTGAAGCGCGTCAATACTTGGCATTACTCCTGTTAAGAGATGAGCAATACACAGAAGCAGCAGAGCAGCTGAACAACATTCATGAGTTGATCACTGCAGGCGAGCACGATGGCTTAAGCTTTCTAACATCACTGATTTCGCTTGAGTCTCATAAGGGTAAGGCATTCCAAGCGTTTGAAACTTACGTGAAGCTTTACAATGACACCCCATCTGCACACCTGAAGCTCGCGGATTTATCCTTCGAAAACCAAGATTATCAAAGTACTTTACAACGCCTTAAAGCTTTAGGTGGCGGCGAATTGAGCGCCGAAGAGCAGAGCCACGCTGAAGTTCTGGAAAGTAAAACACTCTATAAACTGGGTAATTACAAGCAAGCTGTCGCAGCGATGCAGCAGTTGACCGAGCAGTCAGGTGTTTCTGATGTGGTGCGCTTAGAGTTTGCGCGCTTGTTAATGATGAATGACGATGAAGCCGGTGCGATTAATCAGTTAGAAGCAATTCATCAGAATTCGCCAGAAAACTTTGAAGTGCTGAAATCATTGGTGGCGATGCATATTGCTAATGACCAATTTGTCCAAGCGGAAAAGCATGCTCAGCGTTTGATGGAAGATCCTGATTATCAAAGTTTGGCGCATCATTTTTTGGCAGAGATCTATGAAAGTCGCCATGATATGGATGCGGCATTACGTGAATATGGCGCAGTAGAACAGGGTGAGTTTTATAGCAGTGCGCAGCGCCGTATTTCAGAGCTATTAGTTGAGCAGTATAGTTTGGATGTTGCTAAAGATTGGTTGGCTTCGCAAAGGAATGTCGTTGAAACAGCTGATCAGGCATTCTTATTCTGGCGTTTGGAGGCTGAGCTATTAGCTAAATACAAAGATTATGCATCATCGGTAGTGGCTTATGAGAAGGCTTATCGCATTATCCCCGGCAATATTCAGCTGAATTATGAATATGCCGTAGTGACTCAGCACTTGGGCAATGTCGATAGAGCAGAGCAATTACTCACTGCCATTATTCAGGTCGATTTAAAGCATGCGGATGCTTTGAATGCGCTGGGCTTTATGTTGCTTGAAAAAACAGATCGCCTGGCCGAGGCAGCCGGCTATATTCAAAAAGCACATGACCTTCGTCCGAATGATCCCTCAATTAAAGACAGTTTAGGCTGGTTGTATTTCCGGCAAGGCAAAGTGGCCGATGCTGCTGCGCTGCTACTTAACGCGTATTCTGAAACTGAAGACCCTGAGATAGCGAGTCACCTGATTGAAGTATTACTGACTCAGGGGCAACAGCAGGAGGCTCGTGAATTGCTGGCAAGGATGATCCAGCAATATCCGGAAGATCCTTCGCTTAAGTCGGTGCAGAAAAAAATAATCGATATATAA
- the prfA gene encoding peptide chain release factor 1, giving the protein MKPSILNKLENLSERYAEIAILLSENEIISDQDRFRKLSMEYSQLEPVVAEYERYLRTIDDQKTAKEMLDDPEMREMAQEELQIANDALEEIETSLQLLLLPKDPNDDSNIFLEVRAGTGGDEAAIFAGDLFRMYTRYAEIRGWQTEIISQNQGEHGGYKEAVIRIIGNGAYSRLKFESGAHRVQRVPETESQGRVHTSAATVAVLPEVDAVSAREIKSGDIRVDTFRASGAGGQHVNKTDSAIRITHLPTGIVVECQDERSQHKNRARAMSLLQSRILEGERKVQDAEQAEARRSLVGSGDRSERIRTYNYPQSRVTDHRINLTLYKLDEVIAGALDSVIDPLISEYQADQLAAMAAQG; this is encoded by the coding sequence GTGAAACCATCAATTCTGAATAAACTTGAAAACCTCAGCGAACGTTATGCTGAGATTGCAATTTTGCTCTCTGAAAACGAGATTATTTCTGATCAGGATAGGTTCCGTAAGTTATCCATGGAATACAGCCAGCTTGAGCCGGTTGTCGCTGAATATGAGCGCTATCTAAGAACAATCGATGATCAAAAAACAGCGAAAGAAATGCTGGATGATCCCGAAATGCGCGAAATGGCACAAGAAGAACTGCAAATTGCTAATGATGCGCTAGAAGAAATTGAAACCTCTTTGCAATTACTCCTGCTGCCTAAAGACCCGAACGATGACAGCAATATCTTCCTGGAAGTCCGTGCAGGTACCGGTGGAGATGAGGCTGCAATTTTTGCTGGCGACCTTTTCCGCATGTATACACGTTATGCTGAAATCCGAGGCTGGCAAACTGAAATCATCAGCCAAAACCAAGGCGAGCACGGCGGTTATAAAGAAGCAGTCATCCGCATTATTGGCAATGGCGCTTACTCCCGACTGAAATTTGAATCAGGCGCTCATCGAGTGCAACGAGTACCAGAGACCGAATCTCAAGGCCGTGTACATACCTCTGCGGCTACCGTAGCAGTATTACCAGAAGTCGATGCAGTGAGCGCACGTGAAATTAAAAGTGGCGATATTCGGGTTGATACATTCCGGGCCTCCGGCGCGGGTGGCCAGCACGTTAACAAAACGGATTCTGCCATTCGAATTACTCACCTACCGACTGGCATCGTAGTTGAGTGTCAGGATGAGCGTTCACAACATAAAAACCGTGCTCGTGCTATGTCCTTATTACAATCTCGTATATTAGAAGGCGAACGCAAAGTTCAGGATGCTGAACAGGCTGAGGCTCGCCGTAGCTTAGTGGGTAGCGGTGATCGCTCAGAGCGTATCCGTACCTACAACTACCCTCAAAGCCGGGTGACTGACCACCGAATCAACTTAACATTGTATAAGTTGGATGAGGTTATTGCTGGCGCATTGGACTCGGTCATCGATCCCCTAATCAGCGAATATCAGGCTGATCAATTGGCGGCAATGGCAGCGCAGGGTTAA
- a CDS encoding ribose-phosphate diphosphokinase — MSEINRMMIFAGNANPQLAQEVSDCVGVPLGRMLLGQFSDGEVHAEILENVRGQDVFVIQPTCAPTNDHLMELLIIVDALYRASAGRITAVIPYYGYARQDRRVRSRRVPISAKLVADMLATSHVDRVLTIDLHSDQIQGFFDLPVDNIYASGVLREDILSKNYDNLMVVSPDVGGVVRARALSKSVGDVDLAIIDKRRPEPNVSAVMNIIGDVKGKTCVLIDDLADTAGTLCHAAAALKEKGAAKVVAYATHAVFSGPAVKNINGSMLDEVVVTNSIPLSAEAQQCSKIRQLSVAKVLADTMQHINLDQSVSDLFGEQE; from the coding sequence ATGTCCGAGATTAACAGGATGATGATTTTCGCAGGTAACGCGAATCCCCAGTTGGCACAAGAAGTTTCAGATTGTGTTGGCGTACCTCTAGGCCGAATGTTATTAGGCCAATTCAGCGACGGCGAAGTTCATGCCGAAATCCTCGAGAATGTCCGCGGTCAAGATGTATTCGTGATCCAGCCTACATGCGCACCTACCAACGATCACCTAATGGAGCTGTTAATTATTGTTGACGCTTTATATCGTGCATCAGCAGGTCGTATCACAGCAGTAATCCCATACTACGGTTACGCCAGACAAGATCGCCGAGTGCGTTCACGTCGCGTACCGATCTCCGCTAAGTTAGTGGCAGACATGCTGGCTACCAGCCATGTCGATCGCGTACTAACCATTGATCTTCACTCTGATCAGATTCAAGGCTTCTTCGACCTACCAGTAGATAATATCTATGCTTCTGGTGTGCTGCGCGAAGATATCCTGAGCAAGAACTACGACAACCTGATGGTGGTTTCACCGGATGTTGGTGGTGTAGTTCGTGCTCGTGCTTTGTCAAAGTCTGTGGGGGATGTGGATCTGGCAATCATTGATAAGCGTCGTCCTGAGCCTAACGTTTCTGCCGTGATGAATATCATTGGTGACGTAAAGGGTAAGACTTGCGTACTGATTGATGATCTTGCAGATACTGCAGGCACATTGTGTCACGCAGCTGCTGCTCTGAAAGAGAAGGGCGCTGCTAAAGTGGTTGCTTATGCAACACACGCTGTGTTCTCTGGTCCTGCGGTGAAAAACATCAATGGTTCTATGCTGGATGAGGTGGTTGTAACTAACTCAATTCCTTTGTCAGCAGAAGCTCAGCAATGCAGCAAAATCAGACAGCTTTCAGTTGCGAAAGTACTGGCTGATACCATGCAGCATATCAATCTTGACCAGTCGGTCAGTGATTTGTTCGGCGAGCAAGAATAA
- the ychF gene encoding redox-regulated ATPase YchF — protein sequence MGFKCGIVGLPNVGKSTLFNALTKAGIQAENYPFCTIEPNVGIVPVPDLRLQALADIVKPKERVIPTTMEFVDIAGLVAGASQGEGLGNKFLSHIRETDAIAHVVRCFDNDDIIHVSGKVDPLSDVETINTELALADMDSVERALIRVAKNTRSGNKDAVAQKELLDRLYEHLGEGLPARSFELSDDESKLLREIHLITIKPLLFIANVDDDGFENNPYLDALRELADKEGAELVVVCAAIEEELSQLEEEDQKEFLADLGLEEPGLNRVIRAGYSMLNLQTFFTAGVKEVRAWTVAVGATAPQGAGRIHTDFERGFIRAEVVGYDDFIACKGEAGAKDAGKWRLEGKEYIMKEGDVVHFRFNV from the coding sequence ATGGGTTTTAAGTGTGGAATTGTAGGTTTGCCAAACGTCGGTAAATCGACTCTGTTTAATGCGCTGACAAAAGCAGGCATTCAGGCAGAAAATTATCCGTTTTGTACGATCGAGCCAAACGTCGGCATCGTGCCGGTGCCGGACTTACGGCTGCAGGCGTTAGCTGATATTGTTAAGCCGAAAGAGCGCGTCATTCCAACGACCATGGAGTTTGTAGATATTGCAGGCCTGGTTGCCGGCGCCTCTCAAGGTGAAGGTTTAGGAAATAAATTCCTGTCGCATATCCGTGAAACCGATGCTATTGCGCATGTTGTGCGTTGTTTTGATAACGATGACATTATCCATGTAAGTGGAAAAGTTGACCCGTTATCAGATGTTGAGACAATCAATACCGAGCTTGCGCTGGCAGATATGGATTCTGTTGAGCGTGCGTTGATTCGTGTGGCTAAGAACACCCGTTCTGGTAATAAGGATGCGGTTGCTCAAAAAGAATTGTTAGATCGTCTATATGAGCATTTGGGTGAAGGTTTGCCAGCAAGAAGTTTCGAGCTGAGCGATGACGAATCCAAGCTACTTAGAGAAATTCACCTGATCACGATTAAGCCTTTGTTGTTTATCGCTAACGTGGATGATGATGGCTTTGAAAATAACCCATACCTTGATGCGTTGCGTGAGCTTGCGGATAAAGAGGGGGCTGAATTGGTCGTCGTCTGTGCGGCGATTGAGGAAGAGTTGTCACAGTTGGAAGAAGAAGATCAGAAAGAGTTCTTAGCTGATCTGGGCTTGGAAGAGCCTGGTTTGAATCGTGTTATTCGTGCTGGATACAGCATGCTTAACCTTCAGACGTTCTTTACTGCTGGTGTTAAAGAAGTTCGTGCCTGGACGGTTGCTGTGGGTGCTACAGCGCCACAGGGTGCCGGACGTATCCATACAGACTTCGAGCGTGGCTTCATTCGCGCAGAGGTGGTTGGCTATGATGACTTCATCGCTTGTAAGGGTGAAGCTGGTGCGAAAGATGCTGGAAAATGGCGTCTTGAAGGCAAAGAATACATCATGAAAGAAGGTGATGTGGTTCATTTTAGATTTAATGTATAA
- the hemA gene encoding glutamyl-tRNA reductase, which yields MSIVVIGINHKTAPISIREKVAFSDQQLNDTLSADLAIFDEKLILSTCNRTEVYASVQDDTSAESLTDWYAEQHNIDKKQLRPYVYQLSDSDAIRHTFRVASGLDSMVLGEPQILGQLKDALKAASDHKATGSKLTRLMQHAFLAAKRVRTETDIGSNPVSVAYAAVSLARQIFGDLNKQTALLIGAGETIELVGRHLRGAGIKRVIIANRSLENAKTLAMTLDAECIGLSDIGNYLQFADIVISSTASPIPVIGKGSVEKALKQRKHNPIFMVDIAVPRDIEAEVGDLNDVYLYTVDDLKSVVDQNIDARRRAADKAEIMISEETNNFNRWLNAQQQIKLIKQYRQQLEETKQDTLKKALQRLKNGKSPEEALQFLAHRLTNKLGHLPTQAMNHAAHAGDIELLSAASNLLGLDDPASEFKED from the coding sequence ATGTCGATTGTTGTTATTGGAATAAACCATAAAACTGCTCCTATCTCAATTCGCGAGAAAGTTGCGTTTTCCGATCAACAATTAAACGACACGCTTAGTGCGGATTTGGCTATCTTTGATGAAAAGCTAATCCTCTCCACCTGCAACCGCACTGAAGTCTATGCTAGTGTTCAGGATGATACCTCAGCTGAGTCACTCACCGATTGGTATGCGGAACAGCACAACATCGATAAGAAACAACTGCGCCCTTACGTGTATCAACTCTCAGATTCCGATGCTATCCGTCATACCTTTCGGGTTGCCAGTGGCCTCGACTCCATGGTACTCGGTGAACCACAAATTCTGGGCCAATTAAAAGATGCACTCAAAGCTGCCAGCGACCATAAAGCAACCGGCAGTAAACTAACACGCTTGATGCAACATGCATTTCTCGCAGCAAAGCGAGTGCGTACAGAAACTGATATCGGTTCAAACCCTGTCTCAGTCGCGTATGCGGCAGTTAGTTTAGCACGCCAAATTTTCGGTGACCTGAACAAACAAACCGCTTTACTGATTGGTGCCGGTGAAACGATCGAATTAGTAGGTAGGCATTTACGAGGCGCAGGCATTAAACGCGTTATTATTGCCAACCGCAGCTTAGAGAATGCAAAGACACTCGCAATGACGCTTGATGCGGAGTGTATCGGGCTTTCTGATATCGGTAACTATCTGCAATTTGCGGATATTGTCATTTCATCAACCGCCTCCCCTATCCCCGTGATTGGTAAAGGTAGCGTTGAAAAAGCACTCAAGCAGCGTAAGCACAACCCTATTTTCATGGTCGATATTGCTGTTCCTCGCGATATCGAAGCGGAAGTGGGTGATCTTAATGATGTGTACTTGTATACCGTCGATGATCTGAAGTCAGTGGTTGATCAAAACATTGATGCCAGACGACGTGCCGCTGATAAAGCGGAAATAATGATCAGCGAAGAAACCAATAACTTTAATCGCTGGCTTAACGCTCAACAGCAGATCAAGCTGATCAAACAATACCGACAACAGCTCGAAGAAACTAAGCAAGATACCTTAAAAAAAGCACTGCAGCGATTGAAAAATGGCAAATCGCCGGAGGAAGCGCTACAATTTCTGGCGCATAGACTCACTAATAAGCTGGGTCACCTACCGACACAAGCGATGAATCACGCGGCACACGCCGGTGATATCGAGCTACTAAGTGCTGCAAGCAATTTACTGGGCTTAGATGACCCAGCCTCTGAATTCAAAGAAGACTAA
- the ilvB gene encoding biosynthetic-type acetolactate synthase large subunit produces MELSGAKIFVESLKAEGVDTIFGYPGGAVLFLYDELDKAAGDINHILVRHEQAAIHAAEGYAKSTNKVGVAIVTSGPGATNAVTGIADAYMDSVPLVVFTGQVPRALIGNDAFQEVDIIGITRPCVKHNFLVKSIEDLAPTIKKAFYIANSGRPGPVLIDIPKDITDGVEKCAFEYPETVSIRSYNPNVKGNPRQIRHAVDALLEAKSPIFYTGGGVILSGGSEELTELARMLNYPVTNTLMGLGAFPASDPLFVGMLGMHGTYEANMAMHKTDLVIAIGSRFDDRVTGNIEKFCPNAKIIHVDIDPASISKNVKVDVPIVGDVKSVLTDLLVELKKRDEKPDQEANALWWDQINEWRKTDCLHYDQGKELITPQYVIDTLWKLTHGDAYVCSDVGQHQMWAAQYYRFDKPNRWINSGGLGTMGFGLPSAMGVQLAHPDATVACITGDGSIQMCIQELAACLQYQLPLNIISLNNGYLGMVRQWQEFFYQKRYSMSYMESLPDFVKLAEAYGHVGLQIKDPADVEGALKEAIENKQRLYFLDFLTNPEENVYPMIPAGAGQNEMILV; encoded by the coding sequence GTGGAATTATCCGGAGCCAAGATTTTCGTTGAGAGTCTCAAGGCAGAGGGCGTAGATACCATTTTTGGCTATCCAGGTGGAGCAGTTCTGTTTTTGTATGATGAACTGGATAAAGCCGCTGGTGACATTAATCATATCCTCGTACGTCATGAGCAGGCAGCGATCCATGCTGCAGAAGGCTATGCCAAATCAACTAACAAAGTTGGGGTGGCGATTGTAACGTCTGGTCCGGGTGCAACTAACGCTGTCACCGGTATTGCTGACGCTTATATGGATTCCGTTCCATTGGTGGTATTCACGGGTCAAGTACCTCGTGCACTGATTGGTAATGATGCATTTCAGGAAGTGGATATCATCGGTATCACACGTCCTTGCGTGAAGCACAACTTCTTGGTTAAGTCGATTGAAGATCTGGCGCCAACGATCAAGAAAGCATTCTACATTGCTAACTCTGGCCGTCCTGGTCCTGTACTCATCGATATTCCAAAAGACATCACTGACGGTGTTGAGAAATGTGCATTTGAGTACCCTGAGACGGTTAGCATTCGTTCATACAATCCAAACGTTAAGGGTAACCCTCGACAGATCCGTCACGCGGTAGATGCACTGCTAGAGGCTAAATCACCGATTTTCTATACTGGTGGTGGTGTAATCCTTTCTGGCGGCTCTGAGGAGCTGACAGAGCTGGCTCGCATGCTTAATTACCCTGTAACCAACACACTGATGGGCTTGGGTGCGTTCCCAGCGTCCGATCCGCTGTTTGTTGGCATGTTGGGTATGCACGGTACTTACGAAGCCAATATGGCGATGCATAAGACCGACTTGGTTATTGCCATTGGTTCACGCTTCGATGACCGGGTAACTGGTAATATCGAGAAGTTCTGCCCGAATGCAAAAATCATTCATGTTGATATTGATCCGGCATCAATCTCTAAAAATGTGAAAGTTGATGTCCCAATCGTTGGTGATGTGAAAAGCGTGTTGACTGATCTGTTGGTTGAGCTTAAAAAGCGCGACGAGAAACCTGATCAGGAAGCAAATGCACTGTGGTGGGATCAGATCAATGAGTGGCGTAAGACAGACTGTCTGCACTACGATCAAGGTAAAGAGCTCATCACGCCTCAGTATGTTATTGATACGCTCTGGAAGCTGACGCACGGCGATGCTTATGTTTGCTCGGATGTTGGTCAGCATCAAATGTGGGCTGCACAATACTACCGCTTTGATAAGCCTAACCGTTGGATAAACTCTGGTGGTCTTGGAACGATGGGCTTCGGTTTGCCATCGGCGATGGGTGTGCAATTGGCTCATCCGGATGCGACAGTTGCTTGTATTACCGGGGACGGCAGTATCCAGATGTGTATTCAAGAGTTGGCAGCTTGCCTGCAGTATCAGTTACCACTGAACATTATTTCTTTGAATAATGGTTATCTGGGAATGGTTCGTCAGTGGCAGGAATTCTTCTACCAGAAGCGTTATTCAATGTCTTACATGGAGTCATTACCTGACTTTGTTAAGTTGGCAGAGGCTTATGGTCATGTTGGCTTGCAGATCAAAGATCCGGCTGATGTTGAAGGTGCTCTGAAAGAAGCCATTGAAAATAAGCAGCGTTTATACTTCCTGGATTTCCTAACTAATCCTGAAGAAAATGTTTATCCGATGATTCCTGCCGGTGCAGGTCAAAATGAAATGATTTTGGTATAA
- the lolB gene encoding lipoprotein insertase outer membrane protein LolB: MNQFNKLVLAVLVGTVLAGCSTQRANQAPSSVISKPTPTKPVANPWERRQQTMNAMQSWDMSGRAALRFKGDGWTFGLNWQQKNKQQYVLQIQNPITGTLVAVLEQSPGKAVLKSQGKVHDGTDAERLLEQQLRVKMPVNGMPYWIRGVMAPQYPVGQVKLDAQGRPTQITQAGWVIDYDNYDGNDFAALPGKVNIARTQDQVNVRVLPRNWKIR; this comes from the coding sequence ATGAATCAATTCAATAAACTAGTGTTAGCAGTACTAGTAGGTACTGTACTGGCTGGCTGTTCGACCCAGCGCGCCAATCAGGCACCGTCCTCAGTTATCAGCAAACCAACTCCGACCAAGCCCGTTGCGAACCCTTGGGAGCGACGTCAGCAGACCATGAATGCCATGCAGTCTTGGGATATGAGTGGTCGTGCAGCGCTACGCTTTAAAGGTGACGGCTGGACGTTCGGCCTGAATTGGCAGCAGAAGAATAAGCAGCAGTATGTACTACAGATTCAAAACCCAATTACCGGAACGTTAGTCGCAGTGCTTGAGCAAAGCCCGGGCAAAGCGGTATTGAAGTCTCAAGGCAAAGTACATGACGGCACCGACGCTGAGCGCCTCCTTGAGCAGCAGTTGCGAGTGAAGATGCCAGTGAATGGTATGCCTTACTGGATTCGTGGTGTGATGGCTCCGCAGTACCCTGTAGGCCAAGTGAAGTTGGATGCGCAAGGTCGCCCAACACAGATTACACAAGCCGGCTGGGTTATTGATTATGATAACTATGACGGCAATGACTTTGCGGCACTACCAGGTAAGGTCAATATTGCGCGAACCCAAGATCAGGTGAACGTAAGGGTATTACCCAGAAACTGGAAAATTCGTTAA